Proteins encoded by one window of Armatimonadota bacterium:
- a CDS encoding DUF1697 domain-containing protein produces MSPCALFLRAINVGKHNRITMAELIEVIEKTRLGKASTFLQSGNVRIETKHEPEIAAGVVEHALSVYGLKEPIAVPLSWDRLKQLVDSRPFEGKVTERDRSMAIFLRNPLENHAAALGDQGDWSIVGTEPEVLYAVVRRGVPLNIDLRKLASGPIRTPATMRWWNVVEDFIEKVG; encoded by the coding sequence TTGAGCCCTTGCGCACTGTTCTTAAGAGCCATCAACGTCGGAAAGCACAACCGCATCACGATGGCGGAGCTCATCGAGGTGATCGAGAAGACGCGCCTTGGCAAGGCATCCACCTTCTTGCAGTCGGGAAACGTGCGAATTGAGACGAAGCATGAGCCGGAAATCGCAGCGGGGGTCGTCGAACACGCCCTGTCCGTCTATGGCCTCAAGGAACCGATCGCAGTGCCGCTCTCCTGGGACCGGCTCAAGCAACTCGTCGACTCCAGACCCTTCGAAGGCAAGGTGACTGAGAGAGACCGCAGCATGGCCATCTTCCTGCGCAACCCACTGGAGAATCATGCCGCCGCCCTTGGAGATCAGGGCGATTGGTCAATCGTGGGGACTGAGCCCGAGGTTCTCTATGCGGTCGTCCGCCGGGGAGTACCGCTTAACATCGACCTCCGAAAGCTCGCCTCCGGCCCCATACGTACCCCGGCCACGATGCGTTGGTGGAACGTGGTCGAGGACTTTATAGAGAAGGTGGGGTAG
- a CDS encoding DinB family protein: MNQTLHDLLKARLALVREDLDEAISRLSDADLDWAPTPGMRTVRGQLIEIGATERQLMTWITDQKKLSYEEAGDFGSRSQTIEGLKQALADTRMQTLEYIDSLTAEELEQPFPFPERWFESLRQPFTPRAEALRSLAQHEWYHTGQLVSYLWSRGDNPYKW, encoded by the coding sequence ATGAACCAGACCCTTCACGACCTCCTCAAAGCCCGGCTCGCCCTCGTCCGCGAGGACCTCGATGAGGCCATCTCCAGACTCTCGGATGCCGACCTTGATTGGGCGCCTACCCCAGGCATGCGCACCGTGCGCGGCCAGCTCATCGAAATCGGCGCCACCGAGCGGCAACTGATGACCTGGATCACCGACCAGAAGAAACTAAGCTACGAAGAGGCTGGGGACTTCGGCAGCCGATCTCAGACGATCGAAGGGCTCAAGCAGGCTCTTGCAGACACCCGGATGCAGACGCTTGAGTACATCGACTCTTTGACCGCCGAGGAACTCGAACAGCCATTCCCATTCCCCGAGCGGTGGTTCGAGTCTCTCCGCCAGCCATTCACGCCGCGTGCCGAGGCCTTGCGCAGCCTCGCCCAACATGAGTGGTATCACACCGGGCAACTCGTCTCTTACCTTTGGTCCCGTGGCGACAACCCTTACAAGTGGTGA
- a CDS encoding glutamine--tRNA ligase/YqeY domain fusion protein has translation MCHLTPEQFAAIPSDFIRDAIKQDLAEGRFDRVHTRFPPEPNAYLHIGHTKALWINYGIAQDFGGKFNLRFDDTNPEKEEQEFVDGIIEDVHWVLSLKAPPLVLRSETEGGVGEGDNYRPEVMGPLFASDYFEQMFEWAKDLIRKGKAYVCDLTADEVRETRGTLTEPGTNSPFRERSVEENLDLFERMKDGEFPDGTRTLRAKIDMASPNLVMRDPVMYRILHAEHHRQGGKWCVYPMYDWAHGLEDSIEGVTHSLCSLEYVIHRPLYDWFLDELGIYHPRQIEFPRLNITYTVMSKRRFIELVNGGHVSGYDDPRLPTLVAMRRRGYTPEAIKEFVTRVGLTKADSVIEAHVLEDCVREDLNKHASRVMGVLNPLRVVITNFPEGQIEEMDAVNNPEDPEAGTRKVPFGRELYIEREDFMEEPPPKFFRLAPGREVRLRYAYFITCQEVVKDASGEIAELRCTYDPATKGGDAPDGRKVKATMHWVAAETAVKAEVRLYDHLFRKPNPDEAPEGGSYLDNLNPNSLKVVQAFVEPSVKDAPAGTRYQFERMGYFCVDKDSSPGNLVFNRTATLRDAWANIQKAGGG, from the coding sequence ATGTGCCATTTGACCCCCGAGCAGTTCGCCGCCATCCCGAGCGATTTCATCCGAGACGCCATCAAGCAGGACCTCGCCGAAGGCAGGTTCGACCGTGTACACACGCGCTTCCCTCCGGAGCCCAACGCCTACTTGCATATCGGACACACCAAAGCGCTCTGGATCAATTACGGGATTGCTCAGGACTTTGGCGGGAAGTTCAACCTCCGCTTCGACGACACCAACCCCGAGAAGGAGGAGCAGGAGTTCGTCGACGGCATCATCGAGGACGTCCATTGGGTTCTCTCATTGAAAGCCCCTCCCTTGGTTTTGCGAAGCGAAACTGAGGGAGGGGTTGGGGAGGGAGACAACTACCGGCCTGAAGTCATGGGTCCTCTCTTCGCCTCCGACTATTTCGAGCAGATGTTCGAGTGGGCCAAGGACCTCATTCGCAAGGGAAAGGCCTATGTCTGCGACCTCACGGCTGATGAGGTCCGCGAAACCCGCGGAACCCTTACCGAGCCGGGCACAAACAGCCCCTTTCGCGAGCGGTCTGTTGAAGAGAACCTCGACCTCTTCGAGCGCATGAAGGACGGGGAGTTCCCGGATGGAACTCGGACGCTTCGCGCGAAGATCGACATGGCAAGCCCCAACCTGGTCATGCGGGACCCTGTGATGTATCGAATCCTCCACGCTGAGCACCACCGCCAGGGGGGCAAGTGGTGCGTGTATCCCATGTACGACTGGGCGCACGGCCTAGAGGACTCGATCGAGGGCGTCACCCACTCGCTATGCTCGCTCGAATACGTCATCCACCGTCCACTCTACGACTGGTTCCTCGACGAGCTAGGCATCTACCATCCCAGGCAGATCGAGTTCCCCAGGCTCAATATCACCTACACCGTCATGAGCAAGCGCCGCTTCATCGAATTGGTGAACGGCGGCCACGTGTCCGGTTACGACGACCCGCGCTTGCCCACACTTGTGGCGATGCGCCGTCGCGGCTACACGCCCGAGGCGATTAAGGAATTTGTGACTCGCGTGGGTTTGACCAAAGCCGACAGCGTGATCGAGGCGCATGTACTCGAGGATTGCGTCCGCGAGGACCTGAATAAGCACGCGAGCCGGGTGATGGGCGTCCTGAACCCGCTGAGGGTCGTCATCACCAACTTTCCCGAGGGCCAGATCGAAGAGATGGACGCGGTCAATAACCCCGAGGACCCCGAAGCCGGGACGCGCAAGGTCCCGTTTGGGCGCGAGCTTTACATCGAGCGCGAGGACTTCATGGAGGAGCCCCCTCCCAAGTTCTTCCGCCTCGCCCCAGGGCGCGAGGTTCGTCTCCGCTATGCGTACTTCATCACCTGCCAAGAGGTCGTCAAGGACGCCAGCGGCGAGATCGCGGAACTGCGCTGCACCTATGACCCGGCCACCAAGGGCGGCGATGCCCCAGATGGACGCAAGGTCAAGGCGACGATGCACTGGGTGGCTGCGGAGACGGCGGTGAAGGCGGAGGTCCGGCTTTACGACCACCTGTTCCGCAAGCCGAACCCCGACGAGGCGCCCGAAGGCGGCAGCTATCTGGACAACTTGAACCCGAACTCGCTGAAAGTGGTGCAGGCGTTCGTCGAGCCCAGCGTCAAGGATGCACCGGCGGGCACTCGGTACCAGTTCGAGCGCATGGGCTACTTTTGCGTGGACAAGGACTCATCTCCCGGCAACCTCGTCTTCAACCGAACAGCGACTCTCCGCGACGCCTGGGCAAACATCCAGAAAGCGGGAGGGGGATAG